A stretch of Candidatus Sphingomonas phytovorans DNA encodes these proteins:
- a CDS encoding S9 family peptidase has translation MRAKLAFFLSATATVATPTMAAPVHQYAGLVLSAKGDLIASVEGDEDTSHSAIAIRSAKDGRIVRTIDPCAACSYSGLTFAPDGTLAFLQRDRKAGTVALMIDGGTPRAIATVGGIAQTPRFSPDGRRIALLVTIGAAKEAGATQAGVRQIGEIGEHSDEQRLAVFDVAGAPVAPAEVKPLSPAGRYVYEYDWTPDGNGFVASSALGNGDNNWWVATLDAIDARTGAVRRIAKPATQINFPRISADGRTVAYVGGLMSDFGSVGGDVWTVPFAGGVPRNMTEGAPFTVTSLLSTGSRFRGTMLKGSDAGLLDLGAQPAIGWSRPSSFEAGDARVAYSADGRAVAMVVQDYTHAPAIFAGPVARPVQITHDNDAQPALVTARSVTWKNDGFDVQGWLLAPAGADPAKKAPMVTVVHGGPAAASTPNFLPANGLSAGLARAGYYVFLPNPRGSYGQGEAFTAANKRDFGGGDLRDILAGIDAVEKIAPIDEARLGLTGGSYGGFMSMWANTQTKRFKAIVAGAGLSNWISYYGTNGIDQWMLPFFGKTMYDDPKAYEAVSAVYFMKQARTPTFIYVGERDIEVPPTQSIEYWHGLKDQGVPTSLVIYPDEGHRIRAPGNMADVQKRTIAWFDTYLAGSN, from the coding sequence GTGCGCGCCAAACTCGCCTTCTTCCTGTCAGCCACCGCAACTGTCGCCACGCCGACGATGGCTGCGCCCGTCCATCAATATGCCGGGCTGGTCCTGTCGGCGAAGGGCGACCTGATCGCCAGCGTCGAGGGAGACGAGGACACGTCCCATTCGGCCATCGCCATCCGGTCAGCGAAGGACGGGCGGATCGTCCGCACGATCGACCCCTGCGCCGCCTGCAGCTATTCGGGCCTGACCTTTGCGCCCGACGGTACGCTCGCCTTTCTGCAGCGCGACCGGAAGGCGGGGACCGTCGCGCTGATGATCGATGGCGGCACGCCGCGCGCCATCGCGACGGTCGGCGGCATCGCCCAGACCCCGCGCTTCTCGCCCGACGGCAGGCGGATCGCGCTGCTCGTCACGATCGGCGCGGCGAAGGAAGCCGGCGCGACCCAGGCCGGCGTCAGGCAGATCGGCGAGATCGGCGAGCATAGCGACGAACAGCGCCTTGCCGTGTTCGACGTGGCGGGCGCCCCGGTTGCCCCGGCCGAGGTGAAGCCGCTCTCGCCGGCCGGCCGCTATGTCTATGAATATGACTGGACACCCGACGGCAACGGCTTTGTGGCCTCCTCGGCGCTAGGCAATGGCGACAATAACTGGTGGGTCGCGACGCTCGATGCGATCGATGCGCGAACCGGCGCGGTGCGCAGGATCGCGAAGCCGGCGACCCAGATCAATTTCCCTCGCATCTCGGCCGATGGCAGGACGGTCGCCTATGTCGGCGGGTTGATGAGCGATTTCGGATCGGTCGGCGGCGATGTGTGGACGGTGCCGTTCGCCGGGGGCGTGCCGCGGAACATGACCGAGGGAGCGCCCTTTACCGTCACCTCGCTGCTATCGACCGGCAGCCGTTTTCGCGGAACGATGCTGAAGGGCAGCGATGCCGGCCTGCTCGACCTTGGCGCGCAGCCCGCCATCGGGTGGAGCCGCCCTTCGAGCTTCGAGGCGGGCGACGCCAGGGTCGCCTATAGCGCCGATGGCCGGGCCGTCGCGATGGTCGTGCAGGACTATACGCACGCGCCCGCGATCTTCGCCGGGCCGGTGGCCAGGCCGGTGCAGATCACGCACGATAATGACGCGCAGCCGGCGCTCGTCACCGCGCGCAGCGTGACGTGGAAGAATGACGGCTTCGACGTGCAGGGCTGGCTGCTCGCGCCCGCCGGTGCCGATCCGGCGAAGAAGGCGCCGATGGTCACCGTGGTGCATGGCGGGCCGGCCGCGGCGTCAACGCCCAATTTCCTGCCGGCGAACGGCCTGTCGGCGGGCCTTGCCCGTGCCGGCTATTATGTCTTCCTGCCCAATCCCCGTGGCAGCTATGGCCAGGGCGAGGCCTTCACCGCGGCGAACAAGCGCGATTTCGGCGGGGGCGACCTGCGCGATATCCTGGCCGGCATCGATGCCGTCGAGAAGATCGCGCCGATCGACGAGGCCCGGCTGGGCCTGACGGGCGGTAGTTATGGCGGCTTCATGTCGATGTGGGCGAACACGCAGACCAAGCGCTTCAAGGCGATCGTGGCGGGGGCGGGGCTGTCCAACTGGATCAGCTATTACGGCACCAACGGCATCGACCAGTGGATGCTGCCTTTCTTTGGCAAGACGATGTACGACGACCCGAAGGCCTATGAGGCGGTATCAGCCGTCTATTTCATGAAGCAAGCCAGGACCCCGACCTTCATCTATGTCGGCGAACGCGACATCGAGGTGCCGCCGACCCAGTCGATCGAATATTGGCATGGGCTGAAGGATCAGGGCGTGCCGACCAGCCTGGTGATCTATCCAGACGAGGGACATCGGATCCGCGCGCCGGGGAACATGGCCGATGTGCAGAAGCGCACGATCGCGTGGTTCGACACATATCTGGCGGGGTCGAACTAG
- a CDS encoding cell wall hydrolase: MAWGAIKDWFRMRRLGKLGIVGIVALICAGVSAHAALRAIVEQQAKAEARAAKPVGYEAEDHFPGAAWFYIAEESPTPGAGTTGTTRLPDMPLPPEAASLATDASIRPARPFSMKNASPTDRARALQCLTTAIYYEAATEPDAGQQAVAQVILNRMRHPAFPATVCGVVYQGSERGTGCQFSFACDGSMARAPSRTYWLRAMKVAAAALNGHVFAPVGLATHYHTYAVTPSWNRSLVMTAALGAHFFHRWQGWWGTPAAFSQHYAGGEPFPGPHPRPATPDLVLATAAAAVPTSTPPTVPASIQPAYAQSGTLKPAVAPADTTGESQILDRWKDSGKPLR; encoded by the coding sequence ATGGCCTGGGGCGCGATCAAAGACTGGTTCAGGATGCGGCGGCTCGGCAAGCTCGGCATCGTCGGGATCGTCGCGCTGATCTGCGCGGGCGTTTCCGCCCATGCCGCCCTCCGCGCGATCGTCGAACAGCAGGCCAAGGCCGAAGCCAGGGCGGCGAAGCCCGTCGGCTACGAGGCCGAGGATCATTTCCCCGGCGCCGCCTGGTTCTATATCGCCGAGGAGAGCCCGACCCCCGGCGCCGGCACGACCGGAACGACCAGGCTGCCCGACATGCCGCTGCCGCCCGAGGCGGCATCGCTGGCGACCGATGCCTCGATTCGCCCGGCCCGGCCCTTCTCGATGAAGAATGCCAGCCCGACCGATCGCGCGCGGGCGCTGCAATGTCTGACCACCGCGATCTATTACGAGGCGGCGACCGAGCCCGATGCAGGCCAGCAGGCAGTGGCGCAGGTGATCCTCAACCGGATGCGCCATCCCGCCTTCCCCGCGACGGTGTGCGGCGTCGTCTATCAGGGGTCGGAGCGCGGCACCGGCTGCCAGTTCAGCTTCGCCTGCGACGGATCGATGGCACGGGCGCCGTCGCGCACATACTGGCTCCGTGCGATGAAGGTCGCGGCGGCGGCACTGAACGGCCATGTGTTCGCGCCGGTCGGCCTCGCGACCCATTACCACACTTATGCGGTCACCCCGTCCTGGAACCGCAGCCTGGTGATGACCGCCGCGCTCGGCGCCCATTTCTTCCACCGCTGGCAGGGCTGGTGGGGCACACCCGCCGCGTTCAGCCAGCATTATGCCGGGGGCGAGCCCTTCCCCGGGCCGCATCCCCGCCCCGCGACGCCCGACCTGGTCCTGGCGACCGCTGCGGCCGCCGTGCCGACATCCACTCCCCCGACCGTGCCGGCCTCGATTCAGCCAGCCTATGCGCAGAGCGGCACGCTGAAACCCGCGGTCGCGCCAGCCGATACGACCGGAGAGTCCCAGATTCTCGACCGCTGGAAAGACTCAGGCAAGCCGCTCAGATAA
- a CDS encoding pitrilysin family protein, translated as MRLSRAVLLLGAALLPLSAQAQKAPAPAAAVKPLDFTERTLANGLRVYAIRDTGTSNVAVQVWYDVGSKDDPAGRSGFAHMFEHLMFKATRNLVAEQMDRLTEDVGGYNNASTNDDYTNYYEVVPANHLQRLLFAEADRMASLVVEPKSFASERDVVKEELRLRTLAQPYGKLFSIYFPEISYTKHPYARPGIGSLENLENATIDDVRAFHATYYRPDNAILVVSGNFDPKQLDAWVDQYFAGIRKPDRPIPRVTVTEPERTRATHVTVYEQNTPLPAVMISYPLPPDNDADIPALTVLNAVLSQGESSRLYETLVYRDQLAQTAETYLDTKQGPGNLGVFAILAGGKTADAGEAALRREVARLRDAPVTAAELAEAKNEILTSVLRGRETAEGKASTLAASVIINGDPRASDRQLAEIARVTAADIQRVAQKYLRDERSAAIHYLPAESAPAGAKGDTVTVASTVQVAPLAAPANVEIVTPAPEAERVAPPAPGAPVVAAIPAPQEIRLANGLRVLVVEKHDLPLLTAALVATGGGAADPSDRAGVGSLTADLLPKGTRTRSATQIAAQIEALGGSIGSDASWDGSSISVTVKSDQAAPALGILADVAQNPAFADEEIERARAQAIDGVSVTIKDPSQLAGLVAGRAVFGNQPYGHALSGTPESLKAIKAADIRSAYARTWQPNQATLVLVGDITPTAARTLAEKNFAGWRSTARQTPAPTAGQPLPEPRVIVVDMPGAGQAGVVVARPGIARRDPSFYPASVANTVLGGGFSSRLNQEIRIKRGLAYGAGSSLSARREPGSISARTQTKNPTAPETVAIMVAEMKRLGTEPVPANELEPRKATLIGDFGRGVETTDGIAGVLGAYVVQDVPLSELKAFTSKVSAVDPAAVQAAAARLLDPDRASIIVVGDAKDFIEALRKAYPKLELIPASALKLDTAALK; from the coding sequence ATGCGCCTTTCCCGTGCCGTCCTCCTGTTGGGCGCAGCCTTGCTCCCGCTCTCGGCCCAGGCGCAGAAGGCGCCAGCGCCCGCCGCCGCGGTGAAGCCGCTCGACTTCACCGAACGCACGCTGGCCAATGGCCTACGCGTCTATGCGATCCGCGATACCGGGACGTCCAACGTCGCGGTGCAGGTCTGGTACGATGTCGGATCGAAGGACGATCCCGCCGGCCGATCCGGCTTCGCCCACATGTTCGAGCATCTGATGTTCAAGGCGACGCGCAACCTCGTCGCGGAACAGATGGACCGGCTGACCGAGGATGTCGGCGGCTACAACAACGCCTCCACCAATGACGACTATACCAATTATTACGAGGTGGTGCCGGCCAATCATCTGCAACGGCTGCTGTTCGCCGAGGCCGACAGGATGGCGAGCCTGGTGGTCGAGCCCAAGAGCTTCGCGTCCGAGCGCGACGTGGTGAAGGAGGAGCTGCGCCTGCGCACCCTCGCCCAGCCCTATGGCAAGCTCTTCTCGATCTACTTCCCCGAGATTTCCTACACGAAGCACCCCTATGCCCGGCCCGGCATCGGCAGCCTGGAGAATCTGGAAAACGCGACGATCGACGATGTCCGCGCCTTTCACGCGACCTATTACCGGCCCGACAATGCGATCCTCGTCGTGTCGGGCAATTTCGATCCGAAGCAGCTCGATGCCTGGGTCGACCAGTATTTCGCCGGCATCAGGAAGCCCGACCGCCCGATCCCGCGCGTGACGGTGACCGAGCCCGAGCGCACCAGGGCGACTCACGTCACCGTCTATGAGCAGAACACGCCCCTGCCCGCGGTGATGATCAGCTATCCGCTGCCGCCCGACAATGATGCCGACATCCCCGCGCTCACCGTGCTCAATGCGGTGCTGTCGCAGGGCGAGAGCTCGCGGCTGTACGAGACGCTCGTCTATCGCGACCAGCTCGCCCAGACCGCCGAGACCTATCTCGACACCAAGCAGGGCCCGGGCAATCTCGGCGTCTTCGCGATCCTGGCTGGCGGCAAGACCGCCGATGCCGGCGAAGCGGCGCTGCGGCGCGAGGTGGCGCGGCTGCGCGACGCGCCCGTCACCGCCGCCGAGCTGGCCGAGGCGAAGAACGAGATCCTGACCAGCGTGCTCCGCGGCCGGGAGACGGCCGAGGGCAAGGCCTCGACCCTCGCCGCCTCGGTGATCATCAACGGCGATCCGCGCGCTTCCGACCGGCAGCTTGCCGAGATCGCCCGGGTCACGGCCGCCGATATCCAGCGGGTCGCGCAGAAATATCTCCGCGACGAGCGCTCGGCCGCGATCCACTATCTCCCCGCCGAAAGCGCCCCGGCCGGCGCCAAGGGCGACACGGTGACAGTCGCCTCGACGGTCCAGGTCGCGCCGCTGGCCGCGCCCGCCAATGTGGAGATCGTGACGCCGGCACCGGAGGCGGAGCGGGTGGCACCGCCAGCGCCGGGCGCGCCCGTCGTCGCGGCCATTCCGGCACCGCAAGAGATCAGGCTCGCCAACGGCCTGCGCGTGCTCGTCGTCGAGAAGCACGATCTGCCGCTGCTCACCGCCGCGCTGGTGGCGACCGGCGGCGGCGCCGCCGACCCGTCCGACCGCGCCGGCGTTGGCAGCCTGACCGCCGACCTGCTGCCGAAGGGCACCCGCACCCGCTCCGCCACGCAGATCGCCGCCCAGATCGAGGCGCTCGGCGGATCGATCGGCAGCGATGCGAGCTGGGACGGATCGTCCATCTCGGTGACGGTGAAGTCGGACCAGGCAGCACCCGCGCTCGGCATCCTCGCCGATGTCGCGCAGAATCCGGCCTTTGCGGACGAGGAGATCGAGCGCGCCCGCGCCCAGGCGATCGACGGCGTCTCGGTCACGATCAAGGACCCATCGCAGCTTGCCGGGCTGGTCGCGGGCCGGGCGGTGTTCGGCAACCAGCCCTATGGCCATGCGCTGTCGGGCACGCCCGAATCGCTGAAGGCGATCAAGGCAGCGGACATCCGCAGCGCCTATGCGAGGACATGGCAGCCGAACCAGGCGACACTCGTGCTGGTCGGCGACATCACGCCCACAGCGGCAAGGACGCTCGCCGAGAAGAATTTCGCCGGCTGGCGCTCCACCGCCCGGCAGACCCCAGCCCCCACCGCCGGCCAGCCCCTGCCCGAGCCCCGCGTGATCGTCGTCGACATGCCGGGCGCGGGGCAGGCCGGTGTGGTGGTCGCCCGGCCCGGCATCGCCCGCCGCGATCCCAGCTTCTATCCGGCGAGCGTCGCCAACACCGTGCTGGGCGGCGGCTTCTCCTCGCGACTCAACCAGGAGATCCGGATCAAGCGTGGCCTCGCTTACGGCGCGGGCAGCTCCCTGTCGGCACGGCGCGAGCCCGGCTCGATCTCGGCCCGGACCCAGACCAAGAACCCGACCGCGCCGGAAACCGTGGCGATCATGGTCGCCGAGATGAAGCGCCTCGGAACGGAGCCGGTGCCGGCGAACGAGCTCGAACCGCGCAAGGCGACGCTGATCGGCGATTTCGGCCGCGGCGTCGAGACGACCGACGGCATCGCGGGCGTGCTCGGCGCCTATGTCGTTCAGGACGTGCCGCTGAGCGAGCTCAAGGCCTTCACGTCGAAGGTCTCGGCGGTCGACCCGGCTGCGGTGCAGGCAGCCGCGGCGCGCCTGCTCGATCCGGATCGGGCGAGCATCATCGTGGTCGGCGATGCGAAGGACTTCATCGAGGCGCTGCGCAAGGCCTATCCGAAGCTGGAACTGATCCCGGCGAGCGCGCTCAAGCTGGACACGGCCGCGCTGAAATAG
- a CDS encoding EF-hand domain-containing protein encodes MLRTNSPTLGAIIALTFATPLLAQTRAPAAPAGNVTRAQVEAQVKQVFDLADTNKDGFMSRAEFAKRMAAVLNRTPPGTAGAPSREQAQKMLNAADAAFNAVDTNHDGKLSRKEAGARALAAFDLMDTNHDGVVTPAEKAAARNGAVPIGPVGPNGPSEESKPRRGG; translated from the coding sequence ATGCTCCGTACCAACTCTCCGACCCTGGGCGCGATCATCGCCCTGACATTTGCGACGCCCCTCCTTGCGCAGACAAGGGCGCCTGCCGCGCCGGCCGGCAACGTCACGCGCGCTCAGGTCGAGGCGCAGGTGAAGCAGGTGTTCGATCTCGCCGATACCAACAAGGACGGCTTCATGAGCCGCGCCGAATTCGCCAAGCGCATGGCCGCGGTGTTGAACCGGACCCCGCCAGGCACGGCCGGCGCCCCATCACGGGAGCAGGCGCAGAAGATGCTCAACGCCGCCGACGCCGCCTTCAACGCGGTCGACACCAATCATGACGGCAAGCTCAGCCGCAAGGAAGCGGGCGCGCGCGCCCTCGCTGCGTTCGACCTGATGGATACCAATCACGACGGCGTGGTCACCCCGGCAGAGAAGGCCGCGGCGCGCAACGGGGCCGTGCCGATCGGCCCGGTCGGGCCAAACGGGCCATCCGAGGAGAGCAAGCCGCGCCGCGGCGGTTGA